A window of the Helianthus annuus cultivar XRQ/B chromosome 4, HanXRQr2.0-SUNRISE, whole genome shotgun sequence genome harbors these coding sequences:
- the LOC110933917 gene encoding uncharacterized protein LOC110933917 encodes MTDKGNDEAVPRVTEQMREVIAEEVGKAIENSLSGFIDKIQTTVLSVVDERIKKLEDNASSAKEKLVERKGCSYKEFMACKPPLYNGEVDPIVCQRWLSDIEGVFERTHCDANDFVAYGTGQLRGQAKDWWDNKKKEIGSEEAKAMTWDEFKVPFLKHHSPKAVINRIKEEFIQLRQKGESIDKITGTFLDKLRFCDELFMTPSKYETLTEIINAAREREIELKKQVERGERRAQVVNPSPTKKARVTDSSKKQEGKSNSPSCKVCGKGHKGECRFKDKPCPICGKTGHTAVLCPGKVSVCYKCYQPGHKKSECPELSGKKEDKGAHTEAPKAKARSFQLTAVEAKTEPDVVSGRKTGYVLDDKSLQAHEARM; translated from the exons aTGACGGATAAAGGAAATGACgaagcggtgccaagagtcaccgaacaaatgagagaagtgattgctgAAGAGGTAGGAAAAGCAATCGAGAATAGTTTGTCGGGTttcattgataaaatccaaaCCACGGTGTTATCAGTGGTGGATGAAAGGataaagaaattggaggataatgcAAGTTCAGCCAAGGAGAAATTGGTAGAGCGTAAGGGTTGCTCGTACAAAGAATTTATGGCATGCAAACCACCACTCTACAACGGAGAAGTGGATCCGATAGTGTGTCAAAGGTGGTTAAGTGATATAGAAGGGGTATTTGAGAGAACCCACTGTGACGCAAATGACTTCGTGGCGTATGGCACAGGTCAACTGAGAGGAcaagcaaaagactggtgggataataagaaaaaggaaatCGGTAGTGAAGAAGCGAAGGCGATGACATGGGATGAGTTTAAGGTACCCTTCCTTAAACATCACAGTCCCAAGGCGGTTATTAATCGAATCAAAGAGGAATTTATCCAGCTTAGGCAGAAGGGCGAGTCCATTGATAAAATCACGGGAACTTTTCTTGACAAATTAAGGTTTTGTGATGAATTG ttcatgactccctcaaAATACGAAACCCTCACCGAAATCATCAACGCCGCTCGGGAAAGAGAGATAGAGTTGAAGAAACAAGTTGAGAGGGGTGAAAGAAGGGCGCAAGTGGTTAATCCAAGTCCTACTAAAAAGGCACGCGTAACCGACTCATcaaagaagcaagaaggaaaAAGTAACTCGCCAAGCTGTAAGGTATGTGGGAAAGGGCACAAGGGAGAGTGCCGGTTTAAGGACAAGCCGTGTCCTATATGCGGGAAGACAGGGCACACGGCTGTATTGTGCCCGGGGAAAGTTTCGGTATGCTACAAATGCTATCAGCCGGGTCACAAGAAATCCGAGTGTCCGGAATTGTCCGGAAAGAAGGAAGACAAGGGTGCGCACACTGAAGCACCAAAAGCAAAAGCTAGATCTTTCCAGCTAACGGCAGTGGAGGCGAAAACGGagcccgatgtggtctcag GAAGGAAAACCGGTTATGTGCTCGATGATAAAAGCTTACAAGCTCATGAAGCACGGATGTAG
- the LOC110933918 gene encoding uncharacterized protein LOC110933918 yields MAPYEMLYGRKCRTPVCWGEVGPRGLAQIDIIRATNCKIDLIRTHLKAAQDRQKSYADKRMRPIEFQVGDKVMLKVSPWKGIIRFRKRGKLSPRFIGPFEIVERVGKVAYRLELPEELSGVHSTFHVSHLRKCLADETARVHYNDIEVDNSLNYAVRPIAILDRKVKSLRNKRINQVKVKWEHRKGADTTWESEEEMQRLYPTLFGT; encoded by the coding sequence aTGGCTCCATACGAgatgttatatggtagaaagtgccgaaccccggTTTGTTGGGGAGAAGTTGGCCCACGGGGGTTAGCTCAGATtgatataatccgagctacaaattGTAAGATCGACTTGATCCGCACACACTTAAAAGCAGCTCAGGATCGACAAAAATCCTATGCGGATAAACGAATGAGGCCAATAGAATTTCAGGTGGGCGATAAGGTAATGTTGAAAGTATCGCCGTGGAAGGGGATAATTCGATTTAGAAAAAGAGGAAAGTTGAGCCCAAGATTTATCGGGCCATTCGAAATCGTGGAACGGGTTGGAAAGGTAGCATACCGTCTCGAGCTACCTGAAGAGTTGAGTGGGGTACACagcacattccacgtgtcacatcttCGTAAATGTTTAGCGGACGAAACTGCTCGTGTCCACTACaacgatatcgaggtggataacagccttaACTACGCGGTAAGGCCAATTGCAATCCTAGATCGTAAAGTGAAAAGTTTGAGAAACAAAAGGATCAACCAAGTGAAGGTTAAATGGGAACACCGGAAGGGTGCGGAtactacgtgggagtccgaagaagaaatgcaacggctctaccctaCGCTATtcggtacgtaa